In Thermococcus sp., one DNA window encodes the following:
- a CDS encoding cysteine desulfurase → MKIPEDVRRDIPLTGEVIYFDNTATSLTPKPVIEAMDEYYLKYRANVHRGVHRLSQMATAKYEESRKVVADFINAGFEEIIFTKNTSESLNLVALGLEGLFKPGDRIVTTPYEHHSDLLPWQRLAKKRGLKLDFITGDDEGNLDLSDAEGKIKGAKLVAVQHVSNALGVIHEVEELGKMAKEAGAIFVVDAAQSVGHMEVDVKKLHADFLGFSGHKGPMGPTGIGVLYVNAEFFDTFEPPLIGGGTIDDVELCCYTLTEPPERFEAGTPNIGGAIGLAAGIRYIERIGLGEIERQEHKLVKRITEGLDELEVPWYGPKNLKKHAGVVSFNVPPLHPHDVAAVLDEHGIMVRSGHHCALPVMKKLGINGTVRASFHVYNSLEEVERFLGVMEELVKGVRG, encoded by the coding sequence ATGAAGATTCCGGAGGATGTTAGGAGGGATATACCCCTGACGGGCGAGGTCATCTACTTCGACAACACGGCAACCTCACTTACGCCGAAGCCAGTCATCGAAGCCATGGACGAGTACTACCTCAAATACCGCGCCAACGTCCACCGCGGGGTTCACCGGCTCTCTCAGATGGCCACTGCCAAGTACGAGGAGAGCAGGAAGGTGGTGGCCGATTTCATCAACGCCGGGTTTGAGGAGATAATCTTCACGAAGAACACGAGTGAGAGCCTCAACTTGGTCGCCCTCGGCTTAGAGGGGCTCTTCAAACCGGGCGACAGAATAGTCACCACCCCGTACGAGCACCACTCCGACCTGCTCCCCTGGCAGAGACTCGCCAAAAAGAGGGGCCTCAAACTGGATTTCATAACGGGGGACGACGAGGGCAACCTCGATCTGAGCGACGCCGAGGGGAAGATCAAGGGCGCGAAGCTGGTCGCGGTTCAGCACGTTTCCAACGCACTCGGGGTCATCCACGAGGTGGAAGAGCTGGGCAAGATGGCGAAGGAAGCCGGGGCGATATTCGTCGTCGACGCGGCCCAGAGCGTCGGTCACATGGAAGTTGATGTGAAGAAGCTCCACGCGGACTTCCTGGGTTTCTCCGGCCACAAGGGGCCGATGGGACCAACCGGGATAGGGGTGCTCTACGTCAACGCAGAGTTTTTTGATACTTTTGAACCACCGCTCATAGGCGGGGGGACCATCGATGACGTTGAACTCTGCTGTTACACATTGACGGAACCCCCGGAGAGGTTCGAAGCGGGAACACCGAACATAGGAGGGGCCATCGGCCTCGCCGCAGGGATAAGGTACATTGAGAGAATTGGACTCGGGGAGATTGAAAGACAGGAGCACAAGCTCGTAAAGAGGATAACCGAAGGACTCGATGAACTTGAAGTCCCATGGTATGGGCCAAAGAACCTTAAGAAGCATGCGGGTGTGGTGAGCTTCAACGTGCCGCCGCTACATCCCCACGACGTTGCGGCAGTACTTGACGAGCATGGAATTATGGTGAGGAGCGGACACCACTGCGCCCTGCCGGTAATGAAGAAGCTTGGGATAAACGGGACCGTCAGGGCATCCTTCCACGTTTACAACAGCCTTGAAGAGGTCGAGAGGTTCCTTGGGGTCATGGAGGAGCTAGTAAAAGGGGTGAGGGGCTAA
- the upp gene encoding uracil phosphoribosyltransferase — protein sequence MIGDERWDGVYSFEDSPFIMEILTELRNRETGSIPFRKGLVKLGRYMGYELTKLMDVERVRIETPLEATEGILVKDRRNVVIITVLRAAIPLMEGLIKVFEHARVGIVSASRGKAPEFEIEMNYIKIPRITPQDTVIVADPMIATGSTLVRALRELSKYGKPKRLMVLGVLAAPEGIERLKREFPELNVVVAKVDRELNEHGYILPGLGDAGDRAFGAPIKAPMPPGTRGV from the coding sequence ATGATTGGAGACGAGAGATGGGATGGTGTTTACTCCTTTGAGGATTCCCCGTTTATCATGGAGATACTCACGGAGCTGAGGAACAGGGAGACGGGCAGCATACCCTTCCGGAAGGGTCTTGTAAAGCTTGGACGGTACATGGGATACGAATTGACGAAGCTCATGGACGTTGAGAGGGTTCGGATCGAGACCCCCCTTGAGGCCACGGAAGGCATCCTGGTTAAGGACCGGCGCAATGTCGTCATAATAACGGTTCTTCGTGCCGCAATACCTCTGATGGAGGGGTTGATAAAGGTCTTTGAGCATGCTCGGGTGGGGATAGTCTCGGCGTCGCGTGGAAAGGCTCCGGAGTTCGAGATAGAGATGAACTACATCAAGATCCCGAGGATAACACCGCAGGACACCGTCATAGTCGCTGACCCAATGATCGCCACCGGCTCAACGCTGGTCAGGGCCCTCCGGGAGCTTTCAAAGTATGGAAAACCGAAGCGTCTGATGGTCCTTGGTGTCCTTGCCGCCCCTGAGGGAATAGAGCGCCTCAAGCGCGAGTTCCCGGAGCTCAATGTGGTAGTTGCCAAAGTGGACAGGGAACTCAACGAGCACGGCTACATCCTTCCGGGTCTGGGCGATGCTGGTGACAGGGCCTTCGGGGCACCCATAAAGGCTCCGATGCCCCCAGGAACGCGTGGGGTCTGA
- a CDS encoding tungsten cofactor oxidoreductase radical SAM maturase has protein sequence MEGEAHTFKVGGATLSIPQKADMRYLYIEITNRCNLHCEMCFKQYWEDREGDMEWELFLKILDDAEEFPDLEMIYLGGIGEPTVHPRFLDMVTEVKKRGFALGMSTNGFLLTKERIRRLVELETDLIYISLDTIPTQTTRLGHIMPSVAVDRIKLIQETKREMGKYFPHVGVEVVASKENYEHLPDIARFLGEVGIDSLLISNIVPIRREHSGTIVYDGSVDMDSVVKELQSIYGGFVLRLPEFKLRTERHCDFVENKTTVIRWDGEVSPCYRLLHTYPEVVFGREKKVLAHSFGNVKDKSLKDIWTSRDYGWFRFVVENALYPSCTDCPLNTSCSFVHDTEADCWGNTPSCADCLWARRIVLCPVPMKGIKGYW, from the coding sequence ATGGAAGGAGAAGCTCATACATTCAAAGTTGGCGGGGCCACCCTATCGATCCCACAGAAGGCTGACATGCGCTACCTATACATTGAGATAACCAACCGCTGCAACCTTCACTGTGAGATGTGCTTTAAGCAGTACTGGGAGGATAGGGAGGGGGACATGGAGTGGGAGCTGTTCCTTAAGATCCTTGACGACGCAGAAGAGTTTCCGGACCTGGAGATGATCTACCTTGGGGGCATAGGGGAGCCTACGGTTCATCCCAGGTTCTTAGACATGGTGACCGAGGTAAAGAAGCGTGGATTTGCACTTGGAATGAGTACGAACGGTTTTCTACTGACGAAAGAGCGGATTCGGCGGCTCGTTGAGCTTGAGACCGATTTGATCTACATCTCCCTGGACACCATACCGACCCAGACGACCCGTTTGGGTCACATAATGCCCAGTGTCGCGGTTGACAGGATAAAACTCATCCAGGAGACCAAGAGGGAGATGGGAAAGTACTTCCCCCACGTTGGGGTTGAGGTAGTTGCCAGTAAGGAGAACTACGAGCACCTCCCGGATATAGCGCGGTTCCTGGGCGAGGTAGGTATAGATAGCCTGCTGATATCCAACATCGTCCCGATTCGACGGGAACACAGCGGGACAATAGTCTACGACGGGAGCGTCGATATGGATTCCGTGGTCAAGGAACTTCAGTCGATTTACGGCGGTTTTGTACTGAGGTTGCCTGAGTTCAAGCTGAGGACGGAGAGACACTGTGATTTTGTGGAGAACAAGACGACCGTTATCCGGTGGGATGGGGAGGTCTCCCCCTGCTACAGGCTGCTTCATACATATCCTGAGGTCGTTTTCGGGCGGGAGAAAAAAGTCCTGGCCCACTCTTTTGGCAACGTGAAGGATAAAAGCCTGAAGGACATATGGACGAGCAGAGATTACGGCTGGTTCCGTTTTGTTGTTGAAAATGCGCTTTATCCCAGCTGCACCGATTGTCCTCTCAACACGTCGTGCTCCTTTGTCCACGATACTGAAGCTGACTGCTGGGGCAACACCCCAAGTTGCGCCGACTGTTTGTGGGCCCGCCGCATAGTCCTGTGTCCCGTCCCGATGAAGGGCATCAAGGGTTACTGGTAA
- a CDS encoding aldehyde ferredoxin oxidoreductase family protein, producing the protein MFGYWGKILRVNLSTGKISEETFDEKFAQRWLGTRGFEIHYLFKEIDPKVDPLSPDNKLLYTTGPLTGTTAPTGGRYMVITKSPLTGYIAMANSGGFFGAELKFAGWDAVIVEGNADHPVYLYINDDQVELRDASHLWGKRVGETEETLTKEIGDKHVQIASIGPAGENLVKIAAVMNNGHRAAGRGGVGAVMGSKKLKAIVVRGHKRVEVADRSKFTSVVKEKIEKLKKDPVAGGGPPNYGTAVLVNIINSNGLYPTRNFKTGVFEYAEEQSGEAMTAKYLVRNKPCCACPIGCGRVNRVGTVGVTEGPEYESTWALGAHLGINDLASIIEANHLIDDLGMDTISTGGTLATAMELYEKGLLKQEDLGEDAPPFRWGNTEVLHYYIERIAYRKDFGDKLAEGGYRLAEMYNGTEYFMGVKKQELPAYDPRGAEGHGLGYATDNRGGDHIKAYMISPEILGYPYKMDPHDISDEKIKMLILFQNLTAIIDAAGLCVFTTFGLGGDDYRDMLNAALGWDFTTEGYLKIGERIWNAERLFNLKAGLDPLKEDTLPKRLTDEPMPDGPNKGHVVRLKEMLPRYYSLRGWTEEGKITENKIEELGLEEFL; encoded by the coding sequence ATGTTTGGATACTGGGGAAAGATTCTGAGGGTAAACCTCTCCACAGGAAAGATTAGCGAAGAAACCTTCGATGAAAAGTTCGCTCAGAGATGGCTCGGGACCAGGGGATTCGAGATCCACTACCTGTTTAAGGAGATCGATCCAAAGGTTGACCCGTTGAGCCCCGACAACAAGCTACTGTACACCACTGGTCCCCTGACCGGAACCACTGCCCCGACGGGCGGGAGGTACATGGTCATAACCAAGAGCCCCCTGACCGGTTATATAGCAATGGCCAACTCCGGCGGCTTCTTCGGGGCCGAGCTCAAGTTTGCGGGCTGGGACGCCGTTATAGTGGAAGGAAATGCTGACCATCCGGTTTACCTGTACATCAACGATGATCAGGTTGAGCTCAGGGACGCATCGCACCTCTGGGGCAAGCGCGTGGGAGAGACCGAGGAGACCCTGACGAAGGAGATTGGGGACAAGCACGTTCAGATAGCGTCCATCGGCCCAGCCGGTGAAAACCTCGTAAAGATCGCCGCGGTTATGAACAACGGTCACCGCGCCGCTGGAAGGGGTGGTGTAGGTGCCGTCATGGGCAGTAAAAAGCTCAAGGCCATAGTCGTGAGGGGTCATAAGCGCGTTGAGGTTGCTGACAGGAGCAAGTTCACGAGTGTTGTTAAGGAGAAGATAGAGAAGCTGAAGAAGGATCCGGTCGCGGGAGGCGGTCCTCCGAACTACGGTACCGCGGTTCTGGTCAATATCATAAACTCAAACGGTCTCTACCCGACCAGGAACTTCAAGACTGGCGTCTTTGAATACGCTGAGGAGCAGAGCGGCGAGGCGATGACCGCAAAGTACCTCGTCAGGAACAAACCGTGCTGCGCCTGTCCGATCGGCTGTGGAAGGGTCAACAGGGTAGGAACAGTTGGAGTTACAGAGGGTCCGGAGTACGAGAGCACCTGGGCGCTTGGAGCCCACCTCGGCATAAACGACCTCGCGAGCATCATCGAGGCCAACCACCTCATAGACGACCTGGGAATGGACACCATCTCCACTGGTGGAACCCTCGCCACCGCCATGGAGCTCTACGAGAAGGGCCTGCTCAAGCAGGAAGACCTCGGTGAGGATGCTCCCCCGTTCAGGTGGGGCAACACTGAGGTTCTCCACTACTACATCGAGAGGATAGCCTACAGAAAGGACTTCGGGGACAAACTGGCCGAGGGAGGTTACCGACTGGCCGAGATGTACAACGGAACCGAGTACTTCATGGGTGTCAAAAAGCAGGAACTCCCGGCCTACGACCCGAGGGGTGCCGAGGGACATGGTTTGGGCTACGCCACCGATAACCGCGGTGGAGACCATATCAAGGCCTACATGATAAGCCCGGAGATCCTTGGCTACCCGTACAAGATGGATCCGCACGACATAAGCGACGAGAAGATCAAAATGCTCATACTCTTCCAGAACCTCACCGCGATAATAGACGCCGCGGGACTGTGTGTCTTCACCACCTTTGGCCTGGGCGGGGACGACTACCGCGACATGCTCAACGCGGCCCTTGGGTGGGACTTCACCACGGAGGGGTACCTGAAGATAGGTGAACGCATCTGGAACGCGGAGAGGTTGTTCAACCTCAAGGCCGGCCTCGACCCGCTCAAGGAGGACACCCTGCCGAAGAGGCTCACGGACGAGCCGATGCCGGACGGCCCCAACAAGGGACACGTCGTCAGGCTGAAGGAGATGCTACCGCGCTACTATTCCCTTAGAGGCTGGACTGAGGAAGGAAAGATAACGGAGAACAAGATTGAGGAACTTGGCCTTGAGGAGTTCCTGTGA
- a CDS encoding NifB/NifX family molybdenum-iron cluster-binding protein: protein MRIAIPTEDDRGLESRVSGHFGRARYFVFVDVEDNEIKGVEVVEVPFKEHGPGDLPDFIKEHGGKVVLAYGMGGKAVGYFRESGVEVITGAHGKVRDVVEAFIHQMLEVDPYWKEKIEREKAREDSR from the coding sequence ATGAGAATAGCCATTCCCACTGAGGATGATAGAGGACTGGAGAGCAGGGTGAGCGGTCACTTCGGTAGGGCCAGGTACTTCGTCTTTGTGGACGTAGAGGACAACGAAATCAAAGGTGTGGAGGTCGTCGAGGTTCCTTTCAAGGAGCACGGGCCGGGAGATTTGCCTGACTTTATAAAGGAGCACGGGGGAAAAGTCGTGTTAGCCTACGGAATGGGTGGAAAAGCGGTTGGCTACTTCAGGGAGTCGGGGGTAGAAGTCATAACGGGAGCGCATGGGAAGGTCAGGGACGTCGTGGAGGCGTTCATACATCAGATGCTGGAAGTCGACCCGTACTGGAAGGAAAAGATAGAGCGGGAGAAAGCCCGCGAGGATTCCCGGTGA
- a CDS encoding universal stress protein, which produces MFRKILFPTDFSEGSYRAAKYFKRANGMAVGEVILLHVVDEGTFEDLLNGYSLLYSDENMEIDAVKRELLKKTMEKLRAKVEDCKKIFKTENVRPVVRFGRPWEEIVKVADEEDVSLVLLPSHGKLGFSHEILGSTTVRVLRQTRRPVLIVKTNCECGGDEE; this is translated from the coding sequence ATGTTCAGGAAAATCCTTTTTCCAACGGATTTCAGCGAGGGCTCCTACAGGGCAGCAAAATACTTCAAAAGGGCTAACGGTATGGCGGTAGGTGAGGTGATCCTCCTCCACGTGGTGGATGAGGGAACCTTTGAGGACCTCCTCAACGGCTATTCCCTCCTCTACAGTGACGAAAACATGGAGATCGATGCCGTCAAAAGAGAGCTCCTTAAGAAGACAATGGAAAAGCTCCGGGCTAAGGTCGAGGACTGCAAGAAAATATTCAAGACTGAAAACGTGAGGCCAGTGGTTAGATTCGGTCGCCCCTGGGAGGAGATCGTTAAGGTTGCCGATGAGGAGGACGTGTCGCTCGTACTCCTCCCCAGCCATGGAAAGCTCGGCTTTTCACACGAAATCCTCGGCTCAACTACCGTTCGCGTACTGAGACAGACTAGAAGGCCCGTTCTTATTGTAAAGACTAACTGCGAATGCGGAGGTGATGAAGAATGA
- a CDS encoding arsenic resistance protein, translated as MNWLKFKNHLDKYLPVYVTLAMVAGFYVGTHTNLKPYHEALKTLNMLVVISMIYPMMINLRLGELRNSARLGKQLTIALTMGLVISPLIMYGAIWITGLLHPVNRMLALGLLLAVVVPCSSMSIAYTGFTKGNLELATIVVALSFTMAIVTVPAWLKVFASSYHVSISIWLLVKTILIVVITPMILGVLTRAYLMGKLGTEGFLRIKPAFPAISLLGMYTIVFLIFMEKARLVASKPSIVGVALIPLALYYIVALLFMTIVDRVAGIPYRDHMAITFTSVGKNEGTAMAIALAAGTGLMAIAPAVTPILQIPFLVGYVKAWRKIAGFWNCRISDEKEAPEAA; from the coding sequence ATGAACTGGCTGAAATTCAAGAATCACCTGGATAAATACCTGCCCGTTTATGTCACGCTTGCCATGGTTGCGGGCTTCTACGTTGGAACACATACGAACCTTAAACCCTATCATGAGGCGCTCAAGACCCTCAACATGCTCGTCGTCATCAGCATGATATACCCGATGATGATCAACCTTCGCCTGGGGGAGCTCAGAAACAGCGCCCGCCTTGGGAAGCAACTGACTATAGCTCTCACAATGGGGCTTGTAATCTCCCCGCTCATAATGTACGGGGCAATCTGGATAACGGGCCTCCTTCATCCTGTGAACCGTATGCTTGCCCTTGGGCTCCTCTTGGCCGTCGTCGTGCCCTGCTCTTCAATGAGCATAGCGTACACCGGTTTCACAAAGGGCAACCTCGAGCTGGCGACCATAGTCGTGGCCCTGAGCTTCACGATGGCGATAGTGACGGTTCCGGCCTGGCTCAAGGTTTTCGCATCGAGCTACCACGTTTCAATCTCGATCTGGCTACTCGTTAAGACCATCCTCATAGTCGTCATAACACCCATGATACTCGGAGTTCTCACTAGGGCTTACCTCATGGGTAAACTCGGCACAGAGGGCTTCCTGCGGATAAAGCCTGCCTTTCCCGCGATCTCCCTCTTGGGCATGTACACCATAGTCTTCCTGATATTCATGGAAAAAGCCAGGCTGGTGGCCAGCAAACCAAGCATCGTTGGCGTTGCCCTTATCCCCTTGGCCCTTTACTACATAGTTGCTTTGCTCTTCATGACCATCGTGGACAGGGTCGCTGGGATCCCTTACCGGGATCACATGGCCATAACCTTTACCTCCGTTGGAAAGAATGAGGGGACCGCGATGGCGATAGCCCTGGCGGCGGGCACCGGGCTCATGGCGATAGCACCTGCGGTAACCCCAATACTCCAGATACCGTTTCTGGTTGGCTACGTTAAGGCGTGGAGAAAAATCGCGGGCTTCTGGAACTGCAGGATTTCAGATGAGAAAGAAGCCCCGGAGGCCGCCTAA
- a CDS encoding FAD-dependent oxidoreductase, with the protein MKEDYPKLFEPINIGNVELMNRAVFPPISTNFALENGRLTGRFIKHYERRARGGVGLIIVENISIDFPEGKHMPFQPRIDSKAVLRDWEWLAFEVHKYDGVKLSVELAHEGWKAIGVDYLSPEKIGELVEKFAYSARLAMEAGFDMVEVQGAHGLLINQFLSPLTNHRDDEWGDPTRFAVEVRRRIAKECGRDFPVTIRLAVDDFLEGGITLRTGREMALTLARAGYDMIQADIGLGPKEKRLEPMHYPQAWRAYLAEKIRPLPVPVAAVGMIREPAVAERILEIQADLVVLGRPLIADPDWMKKVAEGNEHLIRRCIGCSECIKAVHDEKGPIRCGVNANVGNEEEVSRAPRKRIVAVIGAGPGGLEATRVAALRGHEVHLFYEVFGGQLTLAMVPPGKEKIGWLIEYYRNVLSGMPNVHLHEGETTKEDILRFNPDAIVMATGARPFLPCSGERGLITPFDRILRGDIEVKNRNVLIGGGGLVGVETALYLAQFNNRIRIIKRSPAILPDVERITRGYLLRELKEKGIPILTGRRFVSAGEGYAVVENTETGEKEIIECEVIVGAFGMRPYVPFVVDGIEYHIIGDAKSVRNIASAVREGYEVGRKL; encoded by the coding sequence ATGAAAGAAGATTATCCTAAACTATTCGAGCCAATAAACATAGGCAACGTTGAACTTATGAACAGAGCGGTGTTCCCGCCGATATCAACGAACTTTGCCCTGGAGAATGGAAGGCTGACGGGGAGGTTCATCAAACACTATGAGAGACGCGCGAGAGGAGGTGTCGGTCTGATAATAGTGGAGAACATCTCCATAGATTTCCCAGAAGGGAAGCACATGCCGTTCCAGCCAAGGATCGATTCAAAGGCCGTCCTCAGGGACTGGGAATGGCTGGCCTTCGAGGTTCACAAGTATGATGGGGTTAAACTCTCGGTTGAGCTTGCCCATGAGGGGTGGAAGGCGATAGGTGTGGACTATCTCTCGCCCGAGAAGATAGGGGAGCTGGTGGAGAAATTCGCATACTCGGCGAGACTCGCAATGGAGGCGGGCTTTGACATGGTCGAGGTTCAAGGTGCTCACGGACTGCTCATCAACCAGTTTCTCTCCCCCCTGACAAACCACCGCGATGATGAGTGGGGTGATCCAACGAGGTTCGCGGTGGAGGTGAGGAGGCGCATAGCGAAGGAGTGCGGTCGGGACTTTCCGGTGACGATCAGGCTGGCCGTGGACGACTTCCTTGAGGGGGGCATAACCCTGAGGACCGGACGGGAGATGGCCCTAACTCTGGCTAGGGCAGGTTACGACATGATACAGGCGGATATAGGCCTTGGACCGAAGGAAAAACGTCTCGAACCGATGCACTACCCCCAGGCTTGGCGTGCTTACCTGGCAGAGAAGATAAGGCCGCTACCCGTTCCGGTGGCGGCGGTGGGAATGATAAGGGAACCTGCCGTTGCGGAGAGGATTCTTGAGATCCAGGCCGATCTAGTCGTCCTTGGGAGACCCCTGATAGCTGATCCCGACTGGATGAAAAAAGTTGCAGAGGGGAATGAACACCTAATAAGACGCTGCATAGGATGCAGTGAGTGCATTAAGGCGGTTCACGACGAGAAAGGACCCATAAGATGTGGCGTCAACGCTAACGTTGGAAACGAGGAGGAGGTCTCCAGGGCCCCGAGAAAACGCATCGTGGCGGTAATCGGGGCAGGTCCCGGAGGCCTTGAGGCCACGAGGGTTGCAGCCCTGAGGGGACATGAGGTTCATCTGTTCTACGAGGTCTTCGGCGGCCAGCTCACCTTGGCAATGGTCCCGCCCGGGAAGGAGAAAATCGGCTGGCTCATCGAGTACTACCGCAACGTCCTCTCCGGGATGCCCAACGTCCATCTCCACGAAGGGGAAACAACCAAGGAGGATATACTGAGGTTCAATCCCGATGCAATAGTCATGGCAACGGGGGCGAGGCCCTTCCTGCCCTGCAGCGGGGAGCGTGGATTGATAACGCCCTTCGATAGGATTCTACGTGGGGATATCGAGGTCAAGAACAGGAACGTCCTGATCGGTGGCGGGGGCCTCGTTGGGGTCGAAACCGCCCTGTACCTCGCCCAGTTCAACAACAGGATCAGAATAATCAAACGCAGTCCCGCCATCCTCCCAGACGTTGAGAGGATAACGCGCGGCTACCTACTGAGGGAGCTTAAGGAGAAGGGGATACCCATCCTGACAGGCAGACGCTTTGTGAGCGCCGGTGAAGGGTACGCGGTAGTGGAGAACACCGAAACCGGGGAGAAGGAAATAATAGAGTGCGAGGTAATCGTTGGCGCCTTTGGGATGAGACCGTACGTACCGTTCGTCGTAGATGGAATCGAGTACCACATCATCGGCGACGCCAAGTCGGTAAGGAACATAGCCAGCGCAGTGAGGGAAGGCTATGAGGTCGGGAGAAAACTATGA
- a CDS encoding SLC13 family permease encodes MLYLALVILDSSLLRRTPKLVDWESLSVITAIIMASKGLELSGIFSKLAPRLIQAANHSERRLMLLFILTISLSSMFIMNDTAMLVFIPLVVVTSEIARVDTARAVTFSAIAANVGSALTPIGNPQNIIIWHVYGLGFMEFVRSMLPFVSLWLIILFAFTLTIKNQELSIERIPSVALGKTLLVVSLVSLVADVFLAETGRAPLAFFFTFFAFLLLGREVLWSFDWVLVLTFALIFIDFNELAFLLKNAGLMFPDGGVGLLFISAALSQLFSNVPATVLLSAGRPEWLSLSLGVNVGGSGIIVGSLANLIAIRIARVGLKDFHRYSIPYFLMALLVSALLLL; translated from the coding sequence TTGCTTTATCTAGCCCTGGTTATACTTGATTCAAGCCTTCTCCGCAGGACTCCGAAACTCGTCGACTGGGAGAGTCTTTCGGTCATAACTGCGATTATAATGGCCTCTAAGGGTCTTGAACTGTCCGGTATCTTCTCAAAGCTCGCTCCCAGATTGATACAAGCTGCCAACCACTCGGAAAGGCGCCTAATGTTGCTCTTCATCCTGACGATCTCCCTCTCCTCCATGTTCATCATGAACGACACTGCCATGCTGGTCTTCATCCCCCTGGTAGTTGTAACCTCGGAGATTGCCCGTGTGGACACAGCAAGGGCCGTGACGTTTTCCGCCATTGCGGCCAACGTGGGCTCGGCCCTTACCCCTATAGGAAACCCCCAGAACATTATAATATGGCACGTCTATGGACTGGGGTTCATGGAGTTCGTCCGCTCGATGCTTCCCTTCGTTTCTCTCTGGCTCATCATTCTTTTTGCGTTTACCCTCACCATCAAAAACCAGGAACTCTCGATTGAGAGGATTCCATCGGTTGCGCTGGGGAAGACCCTCCTGGTGGTGTCGCTTGTCTCTCTGGTCGCAGACGTGTTCCTGGCCGAAACTGGGAGGGCCCCACTTGCTTTCTTCTTCACGTTCTTCGCCTTTTTGCTGTTGGGTAGGGAAGTGCTTTGGAGTTTTGATTGGGTGTTGGTTTTGACATTTGCACTTATATTCATCGATTTCAACGAGCTTGCTTTTCTGTTAAAGAACGCTGGCTTAATGTTCCCGGATGGGGGCGTCGGTCTCTTATTTATCTCCGCCGCCCTGAGTCAGCTATTCAGCAACGTCCCGGCAACGGTCCTCCTCTCGGCCGGTAGGCCGGAGTGGCTTTCTCTGTCTCTGGGTGTTAACGTTGGGGGAAGCGGCATCATCGTGGGTTCGCTGGCCAACCTCATAGCCATTAGGATAGCGAGGGTTGGTTTAAAGGACTTCCACCGCTATTCCATTCCCTACTTTCTCATGGCTCTGTTGGTCTCTGCCCTCCTTCTCCTGTAA
- a CDS encoding ATP-binding cassette domain-containing protein, with product METIEASGLVKYYGSLLAVDHVSFNVKRGEVFGFLGPNGAGKTTTVRMLTGILRPSAGGVRVLGYDMLDEHEKILARERMGIVPEMANPYVDLTAMGNLRLMGELYGMEKGEIEKRALDLLKLFGLYERRDSKVRAFSKGMKQRLILAMALIGDPEVLFLDEPTSGLDVISARMIRDIIRDEHRKGRTIFLTTHNMVEANELCQRVAIIRKGKLAAIDTPERLKTLGKGLSVEISFEPMVVGNLTLDTALGIERRGDKIRVYTEDLDATIRELVRYAEERGLKIVSLKTLSPSLEDIFIELVGGGDD from the coding sequence ATGGAAACCATAGAGGCTTCTGGACTGGTGAAGTACTACGGTTCGCTTCTCGCTGTGGACCACGTAAGCTTCAACGTTAAACGTGGGGAAGTCTTCGGTTTTCTTGGTCCAAATGGGGCTGGAAAAACCACCACAGTCAGGATGCTCACCGGTATTTTAAGGCCGAGCGCTGGAGGGGTTCGTGTTCTGGGCTACGATATGCTCGATGAACACGAAAAGATACTGGCGAGGGAGAGGATGGGCATCGTCCCGGAGATGGCAAACCCCTACGTGGACCTGACCGCAATGGGGAACCTGAGACTTATGGGCGAGCTCTACGGGATGGAGAAGGGAGAGATAGAAAAGAGGGCTCTAGACCTCCTGAAGCTCTTCGGGCTGTATGAAAGAAGGGATAGCAAGGTGAGGGCATTTTCCAAGGGAATGAAGCAGAGACTCATACTTGCGATGGCCCTCATAGGGGACCCTGAGGTCCTATTCCTTGATGAACCAACCAGCGGCCTCGACGTGATAAGCGCCCGTATGATAAGGGATATAATCAGAGATGAGCATAGAAAGGGCAGGACGATATTTCTGACCACCCACAATATGGTCGAGGCGAATGAACTGTGTCAGAGGGTGGCCATAATCAGGAAGGGAAAACTCGCTGCTATAGACACCCCTGAGAGGCTCAAAACTCTTGGAAAAGGGCTCTCCGTGGAGATTAGCTTTGAACCGATGGTGGTTGGAAACTTGACCTTGGACACTGCCCTTGGAATAGAACGCCGGGGGGACAAGATTAGGGTATACACTGAAGATCTCGATGCAACTATCAGGGAACTCGTGAGATACGCCGAGGAAAGGGGGTTGAAGATAGTCAGTCTGAAAACGCTCTCGCCCTCTCTGGAGGATATATTCATTGAACTGGTGGGTGGTGGGGATGATTAA